In the genome of Bacteroidales bacterium, the window ATTCTGCGGTTTCTGCGAAGAAGCCTGTCCCACCTATGCCATCCAGCTAACTCCTGACTTTGAGATGAGTGAGTACGACAGGCAGAACCTGGTGTATGAAAAGGAGAATCTGCTGATCGACGGCCAGGGAAAATATCACGGCTACAATTATTACAGGGTGGCAGGTGTGGATATGGGAGTGAAGAAAAAAGGACAGGGCGACGAGGAAGATCCGCCGGTTGATATTAAAAGCCTAATTCATTAATATATGAATGCCATTTTTTTCATTGCTGCTGCTGTCGCTATTATTTCATCGCTGTTGGCCATTTCAAACAAGAATGCCATTCATGCCCTGCTGTTCCTGATTTTGTCGCTGCTGGCCATTTCAATCATATTTTACATCACCGGCTCGCCCTTTATTGCAGCGCTTGAAGTGATCGTGTATGCAGGCGCGATCATGGTTCTTTTCATTTTTGTTGTGATGATGCTGAATGTAGGCAGTGAAAAGCAACAGGAAAGCAGGTGGCTTTCGCCCCGGATATGGGTAATGCCGGCTATCCTTGCCGTGATCCTGTTTGCAACTTTCATGTACGCCCTCAGTTCAATGAAGCCTATCCAGCGCGAAGTACAGGTAATCGGCCCCAAACAGGTGGGAGTCACCCTGTTCACCACCTACCTGATTGCAGTTGAAATTTCAGCCATCATGCTGCTGGCCGGAATTGTGGGGGCATACCATTTGGGAAGAAGGAAAAAATCGGTTGTTCACCGGTTCCTGAAAAAAGAAGAAAAAAGGGTTTTAACCAATATACCATCATGATATCCATTCCTCTCGAAATACAGCTGATGTTTGCCGGCATGCTGTTCCTGATCGGGCTTACAGGCCTGCTTGTACGACGCAATGTCATATTCATGCTCATGTCGATTGAAATCATGCTCAACAGCGCAGGACTGGCATTTGTAATGGCCGGAACACACTGGATGAAAACGGACGGCCAGGCGATGTTTATATTCATCCTGACGGTATCTGCTGCAGAGGTGTCTGTTGGGTTAGCCCTGATCCTGCAGGCATTTCATCATTATAAAACACTTGATGCCGATGCCATGAGTAAACTGAAAGATAAGAAAACGATACAATTATAGTTATGGAACAACTCATTCCCTGGATACCTGCTTTGCCGCTGGCCGGATTTCTGATCATGGCGCTGTTTTCAGGGGCGCTGAGCAATAAGTTGGTTTCATGGATTGCAACCGGTACGGTAAGTGTTTCAGCACTTTTCACGGTTATCGGCGGAATTGATTTTTTGAATCATGCAGAACCGGGAAGTTCGATTACCGTTCACCTTTTTAAATGGATTGACACCGGGGAATTTAATGCTGACTTTGCATTCCGAATAGATACACTTACGCTTGTCTTTTGTTTTGTGATCACCTTTGTGGGAGCCCTGATTCACCTGTATTCCATTGAATTCATGAAAGGCGACGAAGGATTCAAGCGGTTTTTCATTTACCTCAACCTGTTTGTGGCATCCATGCTGATCCTTGTGCTTGCCGATAACCTGCTTCTGCTGTATATGGGATGGGAAGGTGTAGGCCTCTGCAGCTACCTGCTAATAGGATTCTGGTACAAGGATCCGGCCAACGGATACGCCGCCCGCAAGGCATTTATTGTAACCCGTATCGGTGACACATTCATGATTGTCGGATTGTTCCTGCTCTTCGTAAGCTTTAATACCCTGAATATTGATTCCGCAATGCAACAGGCATCCGCCAAATGGGGTACCGGTTCAGGACTTGCAACGGTTGCCGCGTTGTTGTTACTTGGAGGGGCGGTTGGTAAATCGGCCCAGATA includes:
- the nuoJ gene encoding NADH-quinone oxidoreductase subunit J; the encoded protein is MNAIFFIAAAVAIISSLLAISNKNAIHALLFLILSLLAISIIFYITGSPFIAALEVIVYAGAIMVLFIFVVMMLNVGSEKQQESRWLSPRIWVMPAILAVILFATFMYALSSMKPIQREVQVIGPKQVGVTLFTTYLIAVEISAIMLLAGIVGAYHLGRRKKSVVHRFLKKEEKRVLTNIPS
- the nuoK gene encoding NADH-quinone oxidoreductase subunit NuoK; amino-acid sequence: MISIPLEIQLMFAGMLFLIGLTGLLVRRNVIFMLMSIEIMLNSAGLAFVMAGTHWMKTDGQAMFIFILTVSAAEVSVGLALILQAFHHYKTLDADAMSKLKDKKTIQL